In Catharus ustulatus isolate bCatUst1 chromosome 27, bCatUst1.pri.v2, whole genome shotgun sequence, the DNA window CCTCCGGGGGAtcccagggccaccagcccACGCCTCCCACCGAAACCACAGCCCTGGgtgacacggggggacacggtgacacaggacacccagccctgctgaggtcCCTGTCCAGCTCACCTGGGCTTCCATCCATCCAACCCTCCCCACTGTAAACCAGCACTGGAGCAGCAATTCCCAACGTTTGGTTaggacagagcaggagaacAACCCAGCACAAGCTCAGGGATccacccctgcccagcctgccatGGTTGTTTCAGTCTTCCCCAAAACTGGGGAACTTTGGGGAAATTACCTTCAACAGGGGAAGTTTGCCAGAAACAAAAACTGCAGCtgcaccacagagcagcagtgccattTTAAACCAAAACTGCCAATTTAGCACAGGAAAAAAGTcagtcccagctgcagcagctcctctctaAACCATCCTCAGAACCTAACTGGTGCAGCAGAGACTGAAGAAGTCACACCTCAGGGCAATGAATTTGGATTTGTTCCCATTAAGGTTTCAGAGAAACCCTTAAATCTTATCTTAGAGAAATGCAGGTTTATCTGCAGCAATTGCTTTGTTCTGTTACTCATTATTAGGGTTTGCATATCATCATGTCACCGCTGAGCTTCATTAGCAGATATTTAAATGCTATCTACCAAACCTGATTTGCACAGACACTCCTTGTGGTTTGGGAAGTCTGAAGTTCAGGCTGTGCCCCTTACAGATTCTCCTCTTTTGAGGTGGCAGTTATTCAGCACTGTGTCTTACAGACTGTCCAGACCACATTTATCAAACCTTACTGAGGCTAAAAATTTGCTCTGGGGACCCAAACTGAACCTTCTCACAGCAAAATTAACTTTCTCTGATGAAAATCCCCATCTCAGACCCAGACTGACTTGGTTTCTAACCTCCCTGTGAAATCCTcttccccacagctccctggcAGGGCAGTCAGGAACCCTCCAAGTGCCTCCAGCTGAATGGATCCCAAATATTTCTGCCTGCAGCCCAAGCCTGGCCCTTGCAGAACACAAGTTGTGAGAGAGCCCTCTGGAAGCACTCAGGGCACAGTTTTTGTCACTATTCTGGGGGCAGATCTGGCAGACCAAAACTTCCCCCAGGGACCAGGTGGGACCAGGGATtttggcacagccccagcagcacaggggcacCATTTTAACACCTCAGGTTGGCAGTTTCTTGCTGAAATAAGGAACAGAAGCCACATTTATTGCATTCATCTCCACACCAGGAGACTCCAcgtgatttttatttctcccttaTATTGCATTTCTGTAAGTGTTACAGTATTAAAATGATTAACAAAAGCATAAAACTGGAACTGAAACCGAGGTGGGGAGAGtgtctcctgcagcatcccgagtcccagcccctgagcaggactgctctgctctgctctccagaggGAATCTgccctccccagagcaggaagGCACTCAAGGCATGGCTGGTGGCAATCCTCAAGACAAGTCCTGGTGCTTCACTGGACCAGCACTCCTGGGCAGGTGCCTTAGATGTCCATGTCAAACTGCTCTTCCTCACCTGCTGGGAGGGACAAAACCACATGTGAGTGCTCAGAGTTCCACGTTAAATACCTGAGACTTCAgtgaaggagcagctgtgctTCAGAAATGGGGCAGTTTGGGCTTGAAATCTGCATTCAGGCATCAGGGTGGTGTGAAAATCATCTTGTGAGGCTCTGGTGAAGGTGTCAGTGCTGGGGGATCTCCCTCAGACATACCAGAACAGAGGTAGAGAAAATGccctttaaataatttattcttacCCCTGGAATTTCCTTGTAGCCAGGAATGTAAAGAACCACACTGGGGGCAATCCCTGGCACATTTCACACTCACTATGCCAAGGGCTctcccacagcctggcaggagccaggagctgctcctgagcacagggatTCTCTGGGACAGTCACAATCCACCAGCCAGCTTGCATTTCGGGGTGCCAGGGAGCTCAGTGAGCCATCTCAGGTCACAACAGTGTGGCAGGAACCAGGCAAACCTGACTCTGGAAAGATTTTACTAAGAGCAAGCACACAAGAGCCTTAAGATCTTTATTTCTAGAGAGAAGAGAAATAGTTGCACTTGGTAGGTTCAGGTTGCTCCAAGAAATAACCtcaaataactttaaaaacaattctTCGAGGGAAACATGGGCTCAtgttgctgcagcagggccTCAGTGAAGTGTCCCTGTCACAAAACGGGGTCAGAAACAGGCAGGAGGAATTTACAACCCAGGCTGATATTAAAAACCCAAGTAAATCCTGCTCTGAATTGTAACTTGAAACtccaagcagctgcagcacGGCCCAGCTcggagaggcagcagcagctgcccctctgctccccacaggGCTCCTAACCCAACAGCAGCTTCCCAAATGCTGAATTAATGGGAATTATATCAAATTACAGCCAATAACTGCCAAAGTGCCATTGCTGGGGCCCACAGCAGGATCAAACAACTGCGAGAACCTTGTTACCCTGTGACACTTTCCAAGAAGTTACTGGAGAACTGACCCCAGTTCCTGGGAACCTCCTGGCTCCGCTCCAGCTCGGGGATTTCTAGGAACCAGCAGAGCACCTCACAGGCTGCTGGGCTTTGCACTGACCTGTGCTCACTTTCTCCTCACAGCTTTGGACGTGGTGGTTTTCAAGCTTCAGCTCCTCCACGCTGGGGCTGGTCACGCCTGGAATGTCCGGAAGGTGGGAGGGGGGAGTTTTGGCAACCGGAGAATTGCGGCATTCCATCAGGAACTTACGGTCATAAATAATCCTGGTAcctggggggacagcagcacggtcagccctccctgcccagcccagggtggggaaCTCCAACCTCTCTGAGGTCTCTTGCAACCCAAAACTCTCAGGGTATTTAAGTGATAACTGTGGTGCAGCCCTCCACTGCTCATATCCCACACACTGACACCGTACCTGCCACAAAAGGTGACATCAGGTACCCACacactgcccagggccagcacagggctccaaaccccagacagggctggcagcagcagatccAGCCCCCTGCACCTCGCTCACCGtcacaaacagaaaatggaatttaatttcCACTCATGACCAGACCCAGGGCTGAAAGctgcaggtgacacacagcaggggacaggacagggcagggctgtgtccctctGAACGCTGCCCAgtgggaattcctgctggacacttcccttggcacagcagcacttccaCACACCTTGCTAAATGCTCCAAGGGTTAACCAGGaacctcccagctccagcacaccgAGCCTCCGGGCATGGATTTCTAGGAACACCACTGAACACCCTGTTCCTTATGAAGGAATTTCATGGAAGAAGCTCAAAAACCACAGGCAGAAAAGGGATTCCTCCAAACAGCCCACAGCCTTAACCCAGCCAGTGCTGGAAAAGAGTTTGCTTCCCAAGGGgaggctgcacagccctctggATCAGGTATGTCCAGAGGGAAAGGGACTTGTCCTTGTGCCCTCCCTAAAAGTGTTAACTAAAGTACACACGTGTGGGCAAACAGCTCTTGGAACAATCAATTCCCTTTGTTTTGAACtccataaatataaaataaacacataaaaCGTCCGTGTCTGGCTGTTGTGTTCCAATGAAGTTCTGCCAGGGAGCtctcaaaacactgaaaaactttTCACTGATGATTCTGAACTCGAGTTGTCTCGGGAGGAGGCTCCAACCCAACAGTTCAGCTGGCTGGGAGAAGGGTGTTAAATTCTTGGGAAGctcaggaaggaggaggaggacagagATTCCTGGAAGGGCAGCTCCTGTACCAGCACTGGGAGCTTCCATTGCCTCCAACAGCCTCACGGTGACTGTCTGAAAGCCAGGGgcctgtggggagctggggcaggacaggcagggcaggacaccCAGGACACGCAGGACATTCAGGACACCAAGGACACGCAGGGCAGGACACCCAGGACACACAGGGCAGGACACCCAGGACAGGACACGCAGGACATGCAGGACACCCAGGACATGCAGGGCAGGACACCTAGGGCAGgacacccagggcaggacacacaggacacccaggacaggacacacaggGCAGGACATCCAGGACACTCAGGATAGGACACCCAGGACATCCAGGGCAGgacacccagggcaggacacaCACCCAGGGTAGGACACCCAGgacacccagggcaggacacacaggacaggacacacacccagggcaggacaaCCAGGGCAGgacacccagggcaggacacacacccagggcaggacaaCCAGGGCAGgacacccagggcagcacacacacccagggcaggacacccagggcaggacacccaggacacccaggacaggacacccagggcaggacaTCCAGGACACACAGGGCAGGACACACACCCAGGGTAGGACACCCAGGACAGgacacccagggcaggacacacaggacaggacacacaCCCAGGACAGGACACTCAGGACAggacacacacccagggcaggacacacacccagggcaggacaaCCAGGGCAGGACACCCATGGTAGGACACCCAGGACACCCAGGACAGGACACGCAGGGCAggacacacacccagggcaggacacaCACCCAGGACAGGACACTCAGGGCAGgacacacacccagggctgtcAGGGGCACACCCAGGCTCCTGCACACGCCCAAAGCCGCGATGCCAGCAGCTCCCCGGGGCTGCCAGGGGTACTCAGCAGGAACcccaggggatgctctgctccctgcaagCCCCCAAGGCAGGCACACAGCCCCGTGTCTGCCCTCCAGCAGCGCTGAATCCGCCCGGGCACGGCCGGGCAGCACTCGGTGTCCCCAGACACGGTGTCCccgggcaggcagggacagccagccGGGCACACCCTGCCCATAAACGCTGCagacagccagagctgcccgGGACAAAGGCTGAGAGCCCCGGAGCTCATTACTGCGCCGCTAATTGCTCATCTCTCGGCGTTACCCGGGGTGAAGTGTCCGCACAGCGATTCGCGGCTTTCGGGGCAGGGAACACCCGGCCAAAACAGCCCCGAACCTCGGCTGCTCTGCACTCACCAGCCCCGGTGAGTCAGCACTGGCACTTCCCCTTCTCTCCGAATTTTAACCCCTGGAATCCTGCGGTAGATCCGGGGGAACGACAACCCCCCATCCCGTCTGTTCTTTCGGCatccccattcctgctgctcacactcggacagggatgcagggatggggaatcctGCCGGGTGTGGAGGAGGAATCCTCCCAAACCCGGCTCAGGGGCAGCACAGACCGCTGGAATTCCCCACCTGACCGTGCCAGGGGCCACCACGGCCACTGcggccactgccctggggaccaGAGTGCCAAAAACgaacagggaggggatggggacacaaaACCCCTCTGGTGGAGGAACCCTTTGCGTAACCAGTTTATTACTCTCACTGGAGGATCAAATCGCGACAGGTtcctctgctggcagctctgagctgcccagGACCTCGCAGCACACAAAGAGGGAACAAACCCCCCgtttgcagcagcacagcaccgTGCCTCCGCGATTCGGCACAATTTGGGATTAGGAATAAAGAAAAACGCCCCAGGGTTTGCTGGCTGccagagaaaacagcaaatattAGAGATCGGAATTAATCAGTCACCACGGGGAGCCGAGCTGCTCGCTGTGCTGGAGCCCCGGACCTGCCCCGAGTCCCGGGACACGGCGGGGGCTCCCCGTGCTTGTCCCGGGACACGGCGGGGGCTCCCCGTGCTTGTCCCGGGACACGGCGGGGGCTCCCCGCGCTTCTCCCGGGACACGGCGGGGGCTCCCCGTGCTTCTCCCGGGACACGGCGGGGGCTCCCCGTGCTTCTCCCGGGACACGGCGGGGGCTCCCCGCGCTTCTCCCGGGACACAGGGGAGCGCTCCCCCGGCCCGGCAAACCCCCGCTCCAACCGAGCCCCCCAGGCCTCCCTCCCACCGGCGAGccccccccgctgtcccccggcCGGCCCGGCGCTCACCGCCCGGCGTGGTCCCGAACACGGTGCCCCCCGGCGTGGTGCTGTAGTCgccgggcggcagcggggcccCGTCGGGCAGGGCGAGGCACTTGCCGGGGGCCGGGATGTCGCGGCTGGGCGTTTGCCCGTGGCAGCAGCGGCCCGACATGACGGGAGCCGCACGGGCACCGGGAGCAGgagcggcgctgccgccgccgccgcttccgGCCCGGGCCCCGCCCCTTCCGCCCCCTCCGCCCCCTCGGCCGCGGGACCGGGACAGGGACGGGACCGGGACAGGGGCGGGGGCCGGGGTGGGCGGGGCTCGCGTGGATGTGGGCGGGGTTTAGCTGGAATAGGCGGGGTTATGCTAATAAGGATGTGGCGGGGTGGGGGCGGGGTTTGTCCGTGCGGGGGCGGGGCTTTGTGTTCAATGGGCGGGGTCTGGGCGGGACCGCTACGggtccccttttcccccctttttcctcccctttttcttccccttttccttcccttttcctccccttttcctccctttttcctccctttttcctcccctttttccccctttttcctcccctttttccccctttttcctccccttttcctccccttttcctccccttttcctcccctttccctccccttttccccccgAGGCACCCCCGCCCTGTGCCCCCCGATTTTGCGGGGCTGCTGCCAGCGCTGCCCTgcgagccctgccctgcccacgCGGGGTGGCCGGCCTGGGAGGTCCGGGTGGTCCCCGTGGGAAGGCGGCGGGGACAGATGTCTGCCCCATCCCAAATGGCTCTGCCTCCCCCGAGGGGCCGGGAACAAACGCGGGAGGAGCGGCGGGGCCACACACGGGTCCCGCGCCCCCCACGCCGcgcccccggggctgcccgggccTGGAGCTGTGGAAAAATAGGGTTTGTCTTCATACTTTATGAAAGAAAGGATTTAAAGAGAAGCTGAAGTGCGGTGGGAGGGGCGCAGAGCCCCCCTGAGCTGCGCAGCGGGGACCCAGGGATGGAACCCTGGCATGAAGCCCCTCCGAGCATCCTTGGGACCACCCTGCTCACGAGCACCCTCTGAAAAAGCCCTtcatccttccctgccctcccagccgTGGCcgcagggctctgctggccctCAGCGGACACCGGTCCGGTGCTGACATCTGCTGACGGCCGGGACGTCGGGAGCCGGGCTGGATTCCAGCGCAGATGCCGGCACAGACGCCAGCAGATGCCAGCAGCATTTCGGCAGCGCTCCGCCCGTGCTGCGGCACCGCGGGGTCACccaggctgtgacagtgacTGTCCCTGCACCGGGGCttgaggctgctgctctggtccGGGCGGCAGTGGGACACAGCCTGGCCAAGCCATCACCCCAGCCTGCCCAAACCATCACCCCAGCCTGCCCAAACCATCGCCCCAGCCTGCCCAAACCATCGCCCCAGCCTGGCCAAACCATCACCCCAGCCTGGCCAAACCATCACCCTGCCCAAACCATCACCCCAACCTGCCCAAACCATCACCCCAGCCTGCCCAAACCATCGCCCTGCCCAAACCATCGCCCCAGCCTGGCCAAACCATCACCCCAGCCTGGCCAAACCATCACCCTGCCCAAACCATCGCCCTGCCCAAACCATCACCCCAGCCTGCCCAAACCATCACCCCAGCCTGGCCAAACCATCGCCCCAGCCTGCCCAAACCATCACCCTGCCCAAACCATCACCCTGCCCAAACCATCACCCCAACCTGGCCAAACCATCGCCCCGGCTCCAACAGATGGAGCTCGGCAGCCACGCACGGCTCCGGGCCCCAGGCCGggtccagccccatccctgcggAGCCGCTCTGGGGTGCTGCGGGTCCCCAGGGGATCTCTGAGCATTTTCTCTGGGGCAGCATTTCGGCGTCCTGGGGGTATGGACAGGGGTGTTTCTGCCCCCCAAGCTCCTGTGGGACCCCAGGCAGGCTGTGGGACCCCCAAGAACCCCCCGGAGCCCGGGCAGGCTGTGGTGCCAGGCAAGCAGCCCTCGCCCCGTGCCAGCTGCTGAATCGATTAGTGGGCACTGGGGcaggaaaataacatttccGGCACGAATGACATCAGCAGTGACCCCCAACCCAGAGAGGCGGCCACtgccatttcctcctcctcctcctgcaggagaATGGACCGCGCTGGGGTCAAGGACCGGGGGAAGGTCGGGGTTTAAGGGCACATcctggctgggcagagcagggccggCCCTACCGtgtgtcaccatccctgtgcctgctgggacaggacagggacagggacaggggcagggatgggacagggacagggacagggacagggatgggacagtgacagggacagggacagggatgggacagggatgggacagggacagggacagggacagggacagggatgggacagggacagggacagggacagggacagggacagggacagggagagtgagagggacagggacagggacagggacagggacagggacagggacagggatgggacaggggtgggacagggacagggacagggacgggacagggagagggacagggacagggacagggatgggacagggatgggacagggatgggacagggacagggacagggacggggacagggacgggacagggacagggacagggatgggacagggacagggacagggacagggacagggacactcctgcCCTGAccagagctccagctgcccgggagctgcctgcaggcagggaagaggCGCTGGGTGTTCTCCCACCCTCACCGCCAGCACCTTCCGATGACAGTGTGTTCCTCTCCAGGGCATTTTATCTACCCATTCCatgggcagctcccagggctggaaagCCCTTTGTCATCCTCATGTGATACCTAGTTATCGCATTATTGCCTTCTAAATCGGGAGCAGAAGTGCCTCTCCGAGGTGTCCGAGTCCCCACCGGCGCTGTCTTTGCTCCTGACCTGGTTTGAATCCCTCAGAGCTGAGCGGGGATGGCTTTTGGGGAAGGACTCACTCCTCTGGCAGGTCCTGGGGaggaaaatgtggtttttaaGTAATGAACTGCCCCTGTCCGTGGtgtgagagcagccctggggatctcggggcagctccagcccgaCCCTGCCATCACCGGCCCCGCTGCCACCAATCCCGGCTGGACTGTCATTACAGGAAGGTTTGCTGAGACAGGAAGCAAATAACGCGAGGGAAGGATAAActcctgcctgctgggctggcagctttCATCCCGCCCCATCCATCACCTCCATTCCGGGAGGGCTcatccccagccctccctgcaccccaccGCCCCCGTGGAGGCCTGGGGACCCCAGTGCAGCCCCCCGAAGGGCGGGATGGTGACGGACCCCATCCCGGTGAGGATGTCCCTGTGCCACGGCATTTCCAGCCCATCCGTCTGTGTTTACATTCCCCTCCGATCGCGGCTGGCGATAAGGGCAGGCCCGGACAAAGCCGCATCCCCGCTGCCCGCCCAAGGGCTGTTTGTGCAGATAAAAACTGCCCCATAAACAAACCCATCCTGCCTTGGGGAAGGGCATCTCCGCTGGCCCCAGTCCTGGGCAGGAAACCCTGCCTGGGTGTCCCTGGCATTGCTGGGGGttctcagcaccccaaaatacagccctgggatgtgctctTTGGGTCCTGCTCGTGACTCGTGCTAGAAACAGCCCCTGTGGCATGGGATCCACCGTGGTACCCATGGCCAGAGCCAGGGTGGGGGTGTTTGCctccctcatcctcctcctcctcctccttgctgtTGGTTTTCCTCCCTGCAAACACTGGGCTGGAAGCGGACACAGCCTggaggcagccccaggagggggcacagggctggggagcagggatgggcactgctgggcagtggGGGC includes these proteins:
- the EIF4EBP1 gene encoding eukaryotic translation initiation factor 4E-binding protein 1 isoform X2, which codes for MSGRCCHGQTPSRDIPAPGKCLALPDGAPLPPGDYSTTPGGTVFGTTPGGTRIIYDRKFLMECRNSPVAKTPPSHLPDIPGVTSPSVEELKLENHHVQSCEEKVSTGEEEQFDMDI
- the EIF4EBP1 gene encoding eukaryotic translation initiation factor 4E-binding protein 1 isoform X1; protein product: MSGRCCHGQTPSRDIPAPGKCLALPDGAPLPPGDYSTTPGGTVFGTTPGGTRIIYDRKFLMECRNSPVAKTPPSHLPDIPGVTSPSVEELKLENHHVQSCEEKVSTAGEEEQFDMDI